The following proteins come from a genomic window of Dysidea avara chromosome 12, odDysAvar1.4, whole genome shotgun sequence:
- the LOC136239967 gene encoding uncharacterized protein: MYKLLPVSVLLHIVTGSVYTVIPDDHYYRNNTTCHHCHNLQHYLLNTTKYFNSNTQLLFLPGLHHLNTDLIVQNAHNISLIGSTTNGTTPDTVIQCNSSDGIVLASAGIVMIETSNITLRNIVINNCKIRENHETEMNSLLYLKYVYLVECPSLFLQDCYDVHIHNVVINSTLENTIGLSANNVLGEFSLVRVKSIRVSISYDDGDDDDDDERSTNWSASKFHLNHKLRICQFELIPMKRHIHSELCKLQQVYSMDTFPFPFTNQFYSDNSDYEECLRNEHAKDLSYGIQLNLYQSSYNVSIILTNMTFKQLRGYQALSVELTYKGVQ, encoded by the exons ATGTACAAATTGTTACCAGTTTCAGTGTTGTTGCACATTGTAACTGGTAGTGTCTACACTGTGATACCTGATGATCACTACTATCGTAACAACACTACATGCcatcattgtcataacctacaacactacctgCTCAACACCAccaaatacttcaactctaacactcaactactcttcCTACCAGGACTACATCACCTTAATACTGATCTTATCGTACAAAATGCTCACAACATTTCACTCATTGGTAGTACAACCAATGGTACAACACCAGACACAGTCATCCAGTGTAACTCATCAGATGGTATTGTATTGGCCTCAGCTGGTATTGTAATGATTGAAACTTCTAACATAACTCTGAGGAATATCGTGATCAACAACTGTAAAATCCGTGAAAATCATGAAACAGAGATGAACTCTTTGCTTTACCTTAAATATGTCTACCTTGTAGAATGTCCATCTCTTTTCCTACAGGATTGCTAtgatgtacacatacacaatgTAGTGATCAACTCAACTCTGGAAAATACAATAGGTCTATCAGCCAATAATGTTTTAGGTGAGTTCTCTCTAGTCAGAGTAAAGAGCATAAGAGTCAGTATCTCATatgatgatggtgatgatgatgatgatgatgaaagatCCACAAACTGGAGTGCATCTAAGTTCCACTTAAATCACAAGTTAAGGATATGTCAGTTTGAGTTAATTCCTATGAAAAGGCATATCCACAGCGAGCTGTGCAAACTTCAACAAGTATATAGCATGGATACTTTCCCATTTCCTTTTACAAACCAATTCTACTCTGATAACAGTGATTATGAAGAGTGTTTGAGAAATGAGCATGCGAAAGATCTTTCATATGGAATACAATTGAATTTGTATCAGAGTTCTTATAATGTATCAATAATTTTAACAAATATGACATTTAAACAGTTACGTGGTTATCAAGCGCTATCAGTAGAG CTAACCTACAAGGGTGTTCAATGA
- the LOC136241236 gene encoding uncharacterized protein, producing the protein MGNINCKWHANSTYYGSNPLEVYSQHFKLLTKNRTIPLFDTGLLCICLNGTYHYSYTNTLQSIYPGQTLKIKLSLNARIVKEENITISVKANDKETPHSICKVLSTLEADQHVHKTCTEVSYSILSENKCHCKLILYNVNYTYPTVYFIQLLNCPPGFAFYNQQCTCDPKLSSGIISMTECDINSQTILRPGNSWLAAAVWNNSYTYKVSAHCPLHYCLPYSSRLNFSTPNSQCQFKRAGILCGHCQQGLTTIFGSSICQKCSSIYLFLIVPIAIAGIVLVLLLFILNLTVTDGTISAFILYVNIISINTPVFFPQLGKFMPAYTFISLANLDLGIQTCFYNGMDDYAKKWLQLAFPFYLIFIATSLIITSRYSTTIQRLTAHRALPVLVTLFLLSYTKILLIVSSVLFSYSKIIHLPGDHTELVWSVDANVPLFGVKFTTLFVACFIIFLILLPFNIILLFTRWLSRFTLINKFKPLIDAYQGPYKDNMYYWVGLQLVLRAVLFAVSSLDRNNNLIIGIVLFTLVIGLHSILRPFKNEIKNYQEMIFIMNILILFALALYDHDTTNMTTVNVMIGLAMGHFILIVIYHMITYTLSGATRNKLQLHNINRLVGWVDNKHHSVQLFRLDSYVKDKIPTAINYHEYREPLIIQD; encoded by the coding sequence ATGGGAAATATTAACTGCAAGTGGCATGCCAACTCCACATACTATGGCTCAAATCCTCTTGAAGTGTATTCACAACATTTCAAGTTATTAACCAAAAATAGGACTATCCCACTGTTTGATACTGGTTTACTCTGCATATGTCTCAATGGAACGTACCATTATAGCTACACAAATACATTACAGTCAATATACCCTGGGCAGACTTTGAAAATAAAACTTTCTTTAAATGCAAGAATTGTCAAGGAAGAGAACATCACAATATCTGTGAAAGCTAATGATAAGGAAACACCACACTCAATATGTAAGGTTTTGTCAACACTAGAAGCAGACCAACATGTACATAAAACATGTACAGAAGTTAGTTATAGTATTCTGTCAGAAAATAAATGCCATTGTAAACtaattctctacaatgtcaaCTATACATATCCAACAGTATATTTTATCCAACTTTTGAATTGTCCACCAggatttgcattttataaccaACAATGTACTTGTGATCCAAAATTATCATCAGGTATTATATCTATGACAGAATGTGATATTAATAGCCAGACAATATTACGTCCAGGAAATAGTTGGTTAGCTGCTGCAGTATGGAACAATTCCTACACTTATAAAGTTTCAGCACATTGCCCTTTACACTATTGTCTACCTTACTCATCACGCCTTAATTTCTCTACTCCTAattcacagtgtcagtttaagaGAGCTGGTATATTGTGTggacattgtcaacaaggtctcaCTACCATATTTGGTTCATCAATTTGTCAAAAATGTTCAAGTATCTACCTGTTTCTAATTGTACCCATTGCAATTGCTGGTATAGTATTGGTCTTGTTACTGTTTATTCTCAACCTCACAGTAACTGACGGAACTATCAGTGcatttatattatatgttaacATCATCAGTATTAACACTCCAGTCTTCTTTCCTCAATTAGGCAAGTTCATGCCAGCTTACACCTTTATTTCACTGGCTAATCTTGACTTGGGTATTCaaacatgtttctacaatggtatggatgactatgctaagaaGTGGTTACAGTTAGCATTTCCTTtttacctcatcttcattgctacatcactcatcataacaagtcgttactccactacaatacagaggctcactgcacatagagcactaccagtacttgTTACACTcttcctattgtcctatactaaaaTACTTCTAATAGTATCTAGTGTCTTGTTCTCATATTCCAAAATCATTCACCTACCTGGTGACCACACTGAACTTGTGTGGTCAGTTGATGCTAATGTACCTCTGTTTGGTGTTAAATTCACCACATTGTTTGTAGCATGCTTCATCATCTTCCTGATACTACTACCGTTTAATATTATTCTTCTATTTACAAGATGGTTATCAAGATTCACACTAATTAATAAATTTAAGCCACTAATAGATGCTTATCAAGGACCCTACAAAGACAACATGTATTACTGGGTTGGATTACAACTAGTCCTACGAGCTGTATTATTTGCAGTGTCATCATTGGATAGGAACAACAACCTCATCATTGGTATTGTACTATTCACCTTGGTGATAGGACTGCACAGTATATTAAGACCTTTTAAAAATGAGATAAAAAATTATCAAGAAATGATATTTATTATGAATATTCTTATACTGTTTGCATTAGCACTGTACGATCATGACACTACAAACATGACTACTGTCAATGTGATGATAGGGTTGGCTATGGGTCACTTCATTTTGATTGTCATATATCACATGATCACTTATACATTGAGTGGAGCAACCAGAAATAAATTACAACTACACAACATCAATAGATTAGTTGGATGGGTGGATAATAAACATCATTCAGTTCAACTGTTCAGATTGGATAGTTACGTAAAAGATAAAATCCCAACAGCCATAAACTATCATGAATATCGTGAACCCCTGATAATTCAAGATTAA
- the LOC136241451 gene encoding uncharacterized protein has translation MEKLKGPDSISVVTARFNDGCEVVRCVLDFYKGMAEIENTYATSVTKLLKSTSYTFHSNILMQWLGSGPFEELGTVKTGWQKLGTELCKLVEHHSDKGKGYLNLLRQPLSDLLPRLETMRKTVRTRGKDLVTELEQANKKHKAEKQSYMKCGNRYEKMQRKLSRFTGDTSDPKYCKQQDELRILLDAVKHHEALYQNSVYDLAAVQKSFNHELSLLYRSADILELERVNAVGKSLQEFAKILSNTAPSYLECMQKIVFSVSDIDGQKDISSFVDDHQHLMTEMKMLQFEPHPCRGHAYSSGYLAATNVGAGPLTTQDQTTSQDQAASQDQVANQDADVLSEDDGDVVVVATKTTEELLMPVEDHFKNSNGSEAVTQDSAEDDGQEDKPHIIKTLTKKLKFWSWVGRPSDDNTEGQADDQANDSINEGAAKSVDDEIEAILSTPKKKTKKRSRKEPALPEDAATQPKDETSPVTKDDISPVTKDDISSVSATTSQSDEASPFQNDQEKVSSKASSPARSDFNKDPSPPAVKPKPSTSTVKQRVATLDRSSDNPAPSPDQQKGTMLDKGRDRSGPPPVRRKTTALNKTTDNTSSPPVRRKTVSTDRGSDNPVVKQKTTSIEKSSDNLTPPIKMDTASANPSPPLVTQKPTVAVKPKPTAKPQAHIAPLQREEQPTTPELLLRQLEQKAHDNDYYQLLEVDPSADFDEISRQRRERSKELHPDHFMADATQKAKAQEELTLINQVYTDVLSKERSRELYNQLCKFRKFYKQILLQEGARLKNAQERMGGLRDSLRKAKTPLALQEEVDIALKLIQLRLDKSDS, from the exons ATGGAGAAGCTTAAAGGGCCA GATTCTATCAGTGTGGTGACGGCACGGTTCAATGATGGCTGTGAAGTAGTGAGATGTGTATTGGACTTCTACAAG GGCATGGCAGAGATTGAGAACACTTATGCAACATCAGTGACAAAATTGTTAAAGAGTACTTCATACACTTTTCACTCTAATATTTTGATGCAGTGGCTGGGTAGCGGACCCTTTGAAGAACTGGG GACGGTGAAGACTGGCTGGCAAAAACTAGGAACTGAATTGTGTAAATTGGTGGAACATCATTCTGATAAg GGTAAAGGTTACCTCAATCTACTACGTCAACCTCTCAGTGACTTGTTACCACGTCTGGAGACTATGAGGAAGACA GTGAGGACTAGGGGTAAGGATCTGGTGACTGAACTAGAACAAGCTAACAAGAAACACAAAGCG GAGAAGCAGAGCTACATGAAATGTGGCAATCGTTACGAGAAGATGCAGAGAAAACTATCTAGATTTACGGGGGACACTAGTGATCCCAAATACTGTAAG CAACAAGATGAATTGAGGATACTGCTTGATGCAGTCAAGCACCATGAAGCCTT ATATCAGAACTCTGTGTATGACTTAGCGGCTGTGCAGAAGAGCTTCAATCATGAGTTATCCTTGTTGTACAGG AGTGCTGATATACTTGAGCTAGAGAGAGTTAATGCTGTTGGCAAGTCACTGCAAGAGTTTGCCAA gaTCTTGTCCAACACCGCTCCATCTTACCTGGAGTGTATGCAGAAAATCGTGTTCAGTGTATCTGACATTGATGGTCAAAAAGACATCAGCAGTTTTGTAGATGATCATCAACACTTGATGACTGAAATGAAAATGTTGCAGTTTGAACCACACCCATGTAGG GGACATGCCTACTCTAGTGGATATTTAGCAGCCACTAATGTTGGAGCAGGACCTCTAACTACTCAAGATCAAACCACTAGTCAAGATCAAGCAGCTAGTCAAGAtcaagtagccaatcaagatgCAGATGTATTATCAGAGGATGATGGAGATGTGGTGGTGGTAGCTACCAAGACAACAGAAGAGTTGTTAATGCCAGTAGAGGATCACTTTAAGAATAGTAATGGCAGTGAGGCAGTCACACAGGACAGTGCAGAAGATGATGGTCAGGAAGACAAGCCCCATATCATCAAGACACTGACAAAAAAGCTCAAGTTCTGGTCATGGGTTGGTCGACCTTCTGATGACAACACAGAGGGTCAAGCCGATGATCAAGCAAATGACTCAATTAATGAGGGTGCTGCCAAATCAGTTGATGATGAAATTGAAGCCATCTTGTCCACTCCAAAGAAGAAAACTAAAAAGAGAAGTCGAAAGGAACCAGCTTTACCTGAAGATGCTGCCACACAACCCAAAGATGAGACTTCACCTGTCACCAAAGATGATATTTCACCTGTCACCAAAGATGATATTTCATCTGTCTCAGCCACCACCAGCCAAAGTGATGAGGCATCACCTTTTCAAAATGATCAGGAAAAGGTTAGCAGTAAGGCCAGCTCACCAGCCAGGAGTGATTTCAATAAGGACCCATCTCCTCCGGCTGTGAAACCAAAACCGTCAACATCCACTGTGAAACAAAGGGTCGCAACATTGGACAGAAGTAGCGACAATCCTGCACCATCACCTGACCAGCAAAAGGGAACAATGTTAGACAAAGGTAGAGACAGGTCAGGACCACCCCCTGTAAGACGCAAGACAACAGCACTAAACAAAACCACTGATAATACTTCTTCCCCTCCAGTTAGACGGAAGACAGTGTCAACAGACAGAGGTAGCGACAACCCAGTTGTCAAACAAAAGACCACATCCATAGAAAAAAGCAGTGACAATCTCACTCCTCCCATAAAAATGGACACAGCTAGTGCCAACCCTTCTCCACCCCTTGTCACACAGAAGCCAACAGTGGCAGTGAAGCCCAAGCCGACAGCTAAACCACAAGCCCACATTGCACCACTACAACGAGAGGAACAACCAACCACACCCGAGTTGTTACTGagacagttggaacagaaaGCTCATGACAACGATTATTATCAGTTATTGGAAGTTGACCCTTCGGCTGACTTTGATGAGATATCTCGTCAACGTCGTGAGAGATCAAAGGAATTACACCCTGACCACTTCATGGCAGATGCTACTCAGAAAGCAAA GGCACAAGAGGAGTTGACACTGATCAACCAAGTGTACACTGATGTGTTGAGTAAGGAGAGATCACGTGAACTCTATAATCAGTTGTGCAAGTTTAGAaag